A region of Lagenorhynchus albirostris chromosome 20, mLagAlb1.1, whole genome shotgun sequence DNA encodes the following proteins:
- the HDAC5 gene encoding histone deacetylase 5 isoform X5, producing MNSPTESVEVKPVLPGAMPSSMGGGGGGSPSPVELRGALAGPVDPALREQQLQQELLALKQQQQLQKQLLFAEFQKQHDHLTRQHEVQLQKHLKQQQEMLAAKRQQELEQQRQREQQRQEELEKQRLEQQLLILRNKEKSKESAIASTEVKLRLQEFLLSKSKEPTPGGLNHSLPQHPKCWGAHHASLDQSSPPQSGPPGTPPSYKLPLLGPYDSRDDFPLRKTASEPNLKVRSRLKQKVAERRSSPLLRRKDGTVISTFKKRAVEITGAGPGAAAVCNSAPGSGPSSPNSSHSTIAENGFTGSVPNIPTEMLPQHRALPLDSSPNQFSLYTSPSLPNISLGLQATVTVTNSHLTASPKLSTQQEAERQALQSLRQGGALTGKFMSTSSIPGCLLGVALEGDTSPHGHASLLQHVLLLEQARQQSTLIAVPLHGQSPLVTGERVATSMRTVGKLPRHRPLSRTQSSPLPQSPQALQQLVMQQQHQQFLEKQKQQQLQLGKILTKTGELPRQPTTHPEETEEELTEQQEAFLGEGALAIPREGSTESESTQEDLEEEEEEEEEEEGEEEEEEEEEEEEEEDCIQVKDEEGESGAEEGPDLEESSAGYKKVFADAPQLQPLQVYQAPLSLAAVPHQALGRTQSSPAAPGGMKSPPDQPTKHLFTTGVVYDTFMLKHQCMCGNTHVHPEHAGRIQSIWSRLQETGLLSKCERIRGRKATLDEIQTVHSEYHTLLYGTSPLNRQKLDSKKLLGPISQKMYAMLPCGGIGVDSDTVWNEMHSSSAVRMAVGCLVELAFKVATGELKNGFAIIRPPGHHAEESTAMGFCFFNSVAITTKLLQQKLNVGKVLIVDWDIHHGNGTQQAFYNDPSVLYISLHRYDNGNFFPGSGAPEEVGGGPGVGYNVNVAWTGGVDPPIGDVEYLTAFRTVVMPIAHEFSPDVVLVSAGFDAVEGHLSPLGGYSVTARCFGHLTRQLMTLAGGRVVLALEGGHDLTAICDASEACVSALLSVELQPLDEAVLQQKPNVNAVATLEKVIEIQSKHWSCVQRFAAGLGRSLREAQAGETEEAETVSAMALLSVGAEQAQAAAGREHSPRPAEEPMEQEPAL from the exons TGGAGGTGAAGCCGGTGCTGCCAGGAGCCATGCCCAGCTccatggggggcgggggaggaggcaGCCCCAGCCCCGTGGAGCTGCGGGGTGCGCTGGCAGGCCCCGTGGACCCCGCGCTGCGGGAGCAGCAGCTACAACAGGAGCTCCTGGCGctcaagcagcagcagcagctgcagaagCAGCTCCTGTTCGCTGAGTTCCAGAAACAGCACGACCACCTGACCCGGCAGCATGAGGTCCAGCTGCAGAAGCACCTCAAG cagcagcaggagatgCTGGCAGCCAAGAGGcagcaggagctggagcagcaGCGGCAGCGGGAGCAGCAACGGCAGGAGGAGCTGGAGAAGCAGCGGCTGGAGCAGCAGCTGCTCATCCTGCGAAACAAGGAGAAGAGCAAAGAGA GTGCCATCGCCAGCACCGAGGTGAAGCTGAGGCTCCAGGAATTCCTCCTGTCGAAGTCAAAGGAGCCCACACCAGGCGGCCTCAACCATTCCCTCCCACAGCATCCCAAATGCTG GGGAGCCCACCATGCTTCTTTGGACCAGAGTTCCCCTCCCCAGAGCGGCCCCCCTGGGACGCCTCCCTCCTACAAACTGCCTTTGCTTGGGCCCTACGACAGCCGTGATGACTTCCCCCTCCGCAAAACAG CCTCCGAACCCAACTTAAAAGTACGTTCGAGGCTAAAGCAGAAGGTGGCCGAGCGGAGAAGCAGTCCCCTCCTGCGTCGCAAGGACGGGACTGTCATTAGCACCTTTAAGAAGAGAGCTGTTGAGATCACAGGTGCCGGGCCTGGAG CGGCAGCCGTGTGCAACAGCGCGCCAGGCTCCGGCCCCAGCTCTCCTAACAGCTCCCACAGCACCATCGCCGAGAATGGCTTTACTGGCTCAGTCCCCAACATCCCCACCGAG ATGCTCCCCCAGCACCGGGCCCTCCCTCTGGACAGCTCCCCCAACCAGTTCAGCCTCTACACGTCTCCCTCTCTGCCCAACATCTCCCTAGGGCTGCAGGCCACGGTCACTGTCACCAACTCGCACCTCACC gcctccccaaAGCTTTCGACGCAGCAGGAGGCCGAGAGGCAGGCCCTCCAGTCCCTGCGGCAGGGTGGTGCACTGACGGGCAAGTTCATGAGCACATCCTCTATCCCCGGCTGCCTGCTGGGCGTGGCACTGGAGGGCGACACCAGCCCCCACGGGCATGCCTCCCTGCTGCAGCATGTGCTGCTGCTGGAGCAGGCCCGGCAGCAGAGCACCCTCATTGCTG TGCCGCTCCACGGGCAGTCCCCGCTGGTGACGGGTGAGCGCGTGGCCACCAGCATGCGGACGGTGGGCAAGCTCCCTCGGCACCGGCCCCTGAGCCGCACTCAGTCCTCGCCGCTGCCCCAGagcccccaggccctgcagcAGCTGGTCATGCAGCAGCAGCACCAGCAGTTCCTAgagaagcagaagcagcagcagctgcagctgggCAAG ATCCTCACCAAGACTGGGGAGCTGCCACGGCAGCCCACCACCCACCCcgaggagacagaggaggagctGACAGAGCAGCAGGAGgccttcctgggggagggggccctgGCCATACCCCGAGAAGGCTCCACGGAGAGTGAGAGCACACAGGAagacctggaggaggaggaagaggaggaggaggaggaggagggagaggaggaggaggaggaggaggaggaggaggaggaggaggaggactgCATCCAGGTCAAGGATGAGGAGGGCGAGAGTGGTGCTGAGGAGGGGCCCGACTTGGAGGAGTCCAGTGCTGGTTACAAAAAG GTGTTTGCAGATGCCCCGCAGCTGCAGCCTCTGCAGGTGTACCAGGCGCCCCTCAGCCTGGCCGCTGTGCCTCATCAGGCCCTGGGCCGCACCCAGTCCTCACCTGCTGCCCCTGGGGGCATGAAGAGCCCCCCGGACCAGCCCACCAAGCACCTCTTCACCACAG GTGTGGTCTATGACACGTTCATGCTGAAGCACCAGTGCATGTGCGGCAACACACACGTGCACCCTGAGCACGCTGGCCGGATCCAGAGCATCTGGTCTCGGCTGCAGGAGACAGGCCTGCTCAGCAAGTGTGAG CGGATCCGGGGTCGCAAAGCCACGCTGGACGAGATCCAGACGGTGCACTCCGAATACCACACCCTGCTCTATGGGACCAGCCCCCTCAACCGACAGAAGCTGGACAGCAAGAAGCTGCTCG GCCCCATCAGCCAGAAGATGTATGCCATGCTGCCTTGTGGGGGCATCGGG GTAGACAGTGACACCGTGTGGAATGAGATGCACTCCTCCAGTGCCGTGCGCATGGCGGTGGGCTGCCTGGTGGAGCTGGCTTTCAAGGTGGCGACGGGGGAGCTCAAG AATGGTTTTGCCATCATCCGGCCCCCAGGACACCACGCGGAGGAGTCCACAGCCAT GGGATTCTGCTTTTTCAACTCTGTAGCCATCACAACCAAACTCCTGCAGCAGAAGCTGAATGTGGGCAAGGTTCTCATCGTGGACTGG GACATTCACCACGGCAACGGCACCCAGCAAGCATTCTACAACGACCCCTCCGTGCTCTACATCTCCCTGCATCGCTATGACAATGGGAACTTCTTTCCGGGCTCTGGGGCTCCTGAAGAG GTTGGCGGAGGGCCGGGCGTGGGGTACAATGTGAACGTGGCATGGACGGGAGGTGTGGATCCCCCCATCGGAGACGTGGAGTACCTAACGGCCTTCAG GACAGTGGTGATGCCCATTGCCCACGAGTTCTCACCTGACGTGGTCCTGGTCTCCGCCGGGTTTGATGCTGTCGAGGGACACCTGTCTCCGCTGGGTGGCTACTCGGTCACTGCCAGAT GTTTTGGCCACTTGACCAGGCAGCTGATGACACTGGCAGGGGGCCGGGTGGTGCTGGCCCTCGAGGGAGGCCACGACTTGACCGCCATCTGTGATGCCTCTGAGGCCTGTGTCTCCGCTCTGCTCAGCGTGGAG CTGCAGCCCTTGGACGAGGCAGTCTTGCAACAAAAGCCCAACGTCAACGCAGTGGCCACGCTAGAGAAAGTCATCGAGATCCAGA GCAAACACTGGAGCTGTGTGCAGAGGTTCGCTGCTGGTCTAGGCCGTTCCCTGCGGGAGGCCCAGGCCGGTGAGACAGAGGAGGCTGAGACTGTGAGCGCCATGGCCTTGCTGTCGGTGGGGGCCGAGCAGGCCCAGGCTGCTGCAGGCCGGGAGCACAGCCCCAG GCCGGCAGAGGAGCCCATGGAGCAGGAACCTGCCCTGTGA
- the HDAC5 gene encoding histone deacetylase 5 isoform X1: MLLVPKAQGLVEMLQTIYETESCFSADGMPGREPSLEILPRTPLHGLPVAVEVKPVLPGAMPSSMGGGGGGSPSPVELRGALAGPVDPALREQQLQQELLALKQQQQLQKQLLFAEFQKQHDHLTRQHEVQLQKHLKQQQEMLAAKRQQELEQQRQREQQRQEELEKQRLEQQLLILRNKEKSKESAIASTEVKLRLQEFLLSKSKEPTPGGLNHSLPQHPKCWGAHHASLDQSSPPQSGPPGTPPSYKLPLLGPYDSRDDFPLRKTASEPNLKVRSRLKQKVAERRSSPLLRRKDGTVISTFKKRAVEITGAGPGAAAVCNSAPGSGPSSPNSSHSTIAENGFTGSVPNIPTEMLPQHRALPLDSSPNQFSLYTSPSLPNISLGLQATVTVTNSHLTASPKLSTQQEAERQALQSLRQGGALTGKFMSTSSIPGCLLGVALEGDTSPHGHASLLQHVLLLEQARQQSTLIAVPLHGQSPLVTGERVATSMRTVGKLPRHRPLSRTQSSPLPQSPQALQQLVMQQQHQQFLEKQKQQQLQLGKVFADAPQLQPLQVYQAPLSLAAVPHQALGRTQSSPAAPGGMKSPPDQPTKHLFTTGVVYDTFMLKHQCMCGNTHVHPEHAGRIQSIWSRLQETGLLSKCERIRGRKATLDEIQTVHSEYHTLLYGTSPLNRQKLDSKKLLGPISQKMYAMLPCGGIGVDSDTVWNEMHSSSAVRMAVGCLVELAFKVATGELKNGFAIIRPPGHHAEESTAMGFCFFNSVAITTKLLQQKLNVGKVLIVDWDIHHGNGTQQAFYNDPSVLYISLHRYDNGNFFPGSGAPEEVGGGPGVGYNVNVAWTGGVDPPIGDVEYLTAFRTVVMPIAHEFSPDVVLVSAGFDAVEGHLSPLGGYSVTARCFGHLTRQLMTLAGGRVVLALEGGHDLTAICDASEACVSALLSVELQPLDEAVLQQKPNVNAVATLEKVIEIQSKHWSCVQRFAAGLGRSLREAQAGETEEAETVSAMALLSVGAEQAQAAAGREHSPRPAEEPMEQEPAL, encoded by the exons TGGAGGTGAAGCCGGTGCTGCCAGGAGCCATGCCCAGCTccatggggggcgggggaggaggcaGCCCCAGCCCCGTGGAGCTGCGGGGTGCGCTGGCAGGCCCCGTGGACCCCGCGCTGCGGGAGCAGCAGCTACAACAGGAGCTCCTGGCGctcaagcagcagcagcagctgcagaagCAGCTCCTGTTCGCTGAGTTCCAGAAACAGCACGACCACCTGACCCGGCAGCATGAGGTCCAGCTGCAGAAGCACCTCAAG cagcagcaggagatgCTGGCAGCCAAGAGGcagcaggagctggagcagcaGCGGCAGCGGGAGCAGCAACGGCAGGAGGAGCTGGAGAAGCAGCGGCTGGAGCAGCAGCTGCTCATCCTGCGAAACAAGGAGAAGAGCAAAGAGA GTGCCATCGCCAGCACCGAGGTGAAGCTGAGGCTCCAGGAATTCCTCCTGTCGAAGTCAAAGGAGCCCACACCAGGCGGCCTCAACCATTCCCTCCCACAGCATCCCAAATGCTG GGGAGCCCACCATGCTTCTTTGGACCAGAGTTCCCCTCCCCAGAGCGGCCCCCCTGGGACGCCTCCCTCCTACAAACTGCCTTTGCTTGGGCCCTACGACAGCCGTGATGACTTCCCCCTCCGCAAAACAG CCTCCGAACCCAACTTAAAAGTACGTTCGAGGCTAAAGCAGAAGGTGGCCGAGCGGAGAAGCAGTCCCCTCCTGCGTCGCAAGGACGGGACTGTCATTAGCACCTTTAAGAAGAGAGCTGTTGAGATCACAGGTGCCGGGCCTGGAG CGGCAGCCGTGTGCAACAGCGCGCCAGGCTCCGGCCCCAGCTCTCCTAACAGCTCCCACAGCACCATCGCCGAGAATGGCTTTACTGGCTCAGTCCCCAACATCCCCACCGAG ATGCTCCCCCAGCACCGGGCCCTCCCTCTGGACAGCTCCCCCAACCAGTTCAGCCTCTACACGTCTCCCTCTCTGCCCAACATCTCCCTAGGGCTGCAGGCCACGGTCACTGTCACCAACTCGCACCTCACC gcctccccaaAGCTTTCGACGCAGCAGGAGGCCGAGAGGCAGGCCCTCCAGTCCCTGCGGCAGGGTGGTGCACTGACGGGCAAGTTCATGAGCACATCCTCTATCCCCGGCTGCCTGCTGGGCGTGGCACTGGAGGGCGACACCAGCCCCCACGGGCATGCCTCCCTGCTGCAGCATGTGCTGCTGCTGGAGCAGGCCCGGCAGCAGAGCACCCTCATTGCTG TGCCGCTCCACGGGCAGTCCCCGCTGGTGACGGGTGAGCGCGTGGCCACCAGCATGCGGACGGTGGGCAAGCTCCCTCGGCACCGGCCCCTGAGCCGCACTCAGTCCTCGCCGCTGCCCCAGagcccccaggccctgcagcAGCTGGTCATGCAGCAGCAGCACCAGCAGTTCCTAgagaagcagaagcagcagcagctgcagctgggCAAG GTGTTTGCAGATGCCCCGCAGCTGCAGCCTCTGCAGGTGTACCAGGCGCCCCTCAGCCTGGCCGCTGTGCCTCATCAGGCCCTGGGCCGCACCCAGTCCTCACCTGCTGCCCCTGGGGGCATGAAGAGCCCCCCGGACCAGCCCACCAAGCACCTCTTCACCACAG GTGTGGTCTATGACACGTTCATGCTGAAGCACCAGTGCATGTGCGGCAACACACACGTGCACCCTGAGCACGCTGGCCGGATCCAGAGCATCTGGTCTCGGCTGCAGGAGACAGGCCTGCTCAGCAAGTGTGAG CGGATCCGGGGTCGCAAAGCCACGCTGGACGAGATCCAGACGGTGCACTCCGAATACCACACCCTGCTCTATGGGACCAGCCCCCTCAACCGACAGAAGCTGGACAGCAAGAAGCTGCTCG GCCCCATCAGCCAGAAGATGTATGCCATGCTGCCTTGTGGGGGCATCGGG GTAGACAGTGACACCGTGTGGAATGAGATGCACTCCTCCAGTGCCGTGCGCATGGCGGTGGGCTGCCTGGTGGAGCTGGCTTTCAAGGTGGCGACGGGGGAGCTCAAG AATGGTTTTGCCATCATCCGGCCCCCAGGACACCACGCGGAGGAGTCCACAGCCAT GGGATTCTGCTTTTTCAACTCTGTAGCCATCACAACCAAACTCCTGCAGCAGAAGCTGAATGTGGGCAAGGTTCTCATCGTGGACTGG GACATTCACCACGGCAACGGCACCCAGCAAGCATTCTACAACGACCCCTCCGTGCTCTACATCTCCCTGCATCGCTATGACAATGGGAACTTCTTTCCGGGCTCTGGGGCTCCTGAAGAG GTTGGCGGAGGGCCGGGCGTGGGGTACAATGTGAACGTGGCATGGACGGGAGGTGTGGATCCCCCCATCGGAGACGTGGAGTACCTAACGGCCTTCAG GACAGTGGTGATGCCCATTGCCCACGAGTTCTCACCTGACGTGGTCCTGGTCTCCGCCGGGTTTGATGCTGTCGAGGGACACCTGTCTCCGCTGGGTGGCTACTCGGTCACTGCCAGAT GTTTTGGCCACTTGACCAGGCAGCTGATGACACTGGCAGGGGGCCGGGTGGTGCTGGCCCTCGAGGGAGGCCACGACTTGACCGCCATCTGTGATGCCTCTGAGGCCTGTGTCTCCGCTCTGCTCAGCGTGGAG CTGCAGCCCTTGGACGAGGCAGTCTTGCAACAAAAGCCCAACGTCAACGCAGTGGCCACGCTAGAGAAAGTCATCGAGATCCAGA GCAAACACTGGAGCTGTGTGCAGAGGTTCGCTGCTGGTCTAGGCCGTTCCCTGCGGGAGGCCCAGGCCGGTGAGACAGAGGAGGCTGAGACTGTGAGCGCCATGGCCTTGCTGTCGGTGGGGGCCGAGCAGGCCCAGGCTGCTGCAGGCCGGGAGCACAGCCCCAG GCCGGCAGAGGAGCCCATGGAGCAGGAACCTGCCCTGTGA